ACCAAATGAAAGTGAGTCGCTGACTAACTTCCGCTGGGGTACCAGGACTCGAACCTAGACTAGCTGAACCAGAATCAGCCGGGCTGCCAATTACCCCATACCCCAATCACTCCCTCGCGGAAGCGCTGACCACTCTAGCCCAGCGCCGATTCCAGCCTGGCCAGCGTGACGTCGCGACCGAGCAGCTCGATCGACTCGAACAACGGCGGCGAAACCGTCGATCCCGTCACCGCGACCCGCACCGGACCGAAGGCGCTGCGCGGTTTCAGCCCCAGACCGTCGACGAGTGCACCGCGCAGTGCCGCCTCGACCTTCCCGGCGTCGAACGGCGCGACATCTCGAAGCGCCGCGATCGATGCCTCGAGGACCGGTCGCGCATCGGCGCCGAGTTGCTTTGCCGCTGCGTCGGGATCGATCTGGAAACCATCCCCCACGACGAGGAACTGCAGCATCTCGCTCGCCTCGCGCAAGGTCGACATCCGCTCCTGCACCAGCGGCGTCGCCCGTCGTACCAGCTCCGCCTCGGGGCCCGCGGCTCCCATATAAGCCACGAGCCGCTCGGCCAGCTCATCGATAGTGAGCTCGCGGATGTAGTGACCCGACATCCAGCGCAGCTTCTCGACGTCGAACACCGGGCCGGCCGGGTTCACCCGCGCCCAGTCGAACGTCTCGACCATGTCCTCGAACGAGAAGATCTCTCGGCCGTCCGGCAGCGAGTAGCCCATCAGCCCGAGGTAGTTGCGAAGCGCTTCCGGCAGGAAGCCCTCTTCGACGAACCAGGTCAGCCGCGCCGCCGGGTTGCGGCGCTTCGAGATCTTCGACTTGTCGGCGTTGCGCAGCAACGGCATGTGCGCGAACCGGGGCGGTTCCCAGCCCATCCACTCGTAGATGAGGACGTGCTTCGGCGTCGAAGCGATCCACTCCTCGCCGCGCACCACGTGAGTGATGCCCATGTCGTGGTCGTCGACGACGTTCGCGAGGTGATAGGTCGGAAACCCGTCCGCCTTCATCAGCACCTGGTCGTCCGGCCGCGGCGCGCTGACCTCGCCCCGGATCAGGTCGTCGAAGCTCAGAGAGACGTCATCGGGGATCAGCATGCGCAGCACCGGCGGCTCCGAGAAGCCGGGCAACGCCGCCCGCTCGTCCCGCGTCTTGCCGAGACACAGCCGGTCGTAGCCGGTGGGCAGCTTCGCCTTCTGCTGAGCCGTCCGCATCTCGGCCAGCCGCTCGGCGCTGCACCAGCAGTGGTAGGCGTGGCCCGAAGCCAGCAGCGCATCCGCGACCGGGCGGTAACTGTCCAGCCGCTCCGACTGACGGTACGGCGCATGCGGGCCGCCGATGTCCGGCCCCTCGTCCCAGTACAAGCCGAGCCAGTGCAGCGTGTCGTACACCTGCTGCTCGCTGTCGGCGCGGAAACGTGCCCGGTCGGTGTCCTCGATCCGCAGGATGAAACTGCCGCCCTGCTGGCGCACGAAGGCCAGGTTGAACAGCGACATGTACGCCGTACCGACGTGCGGGTCACCTGTCGGAGACGGCGCAACCCGGAGCCGGACCGTCATCGCGCGACGACCGGGTTGGTCAGCGTCCCGATGCCCTCGATCGTCACGCTGACCTCGTCACCCACCCGCATCGGGCCGATCCCGTCCGGTGTGCCGGTGAGGATCACATCGCCCGGCAGCAAGGTCATGCACGCGGTGATGTAGGCGATCAGCGCCGGGATCCTGTGGACGATCATCGAGGTTCGCGAGTCCTGCTTCACCTCGCCGTTGAGCTCGGTCCGGATCGCGAGATCGCTCGGGTCGAGTGCGGTCTCGATCCACGGTCCGAGCGGGCAGAACGTGTCGTACCCCTTCGCCCGCGACCACTGCCCGTCGGTCCGCTGCTGGTCGCGAGCCGTGACGTCGTTGGCGCACGCGTAGCCGAGCACCACCTCCATCGCGCGATCCTCCGGCACGTCCCGGCACAACCGGCTGATCACCACAGCGAGCTCGCCCTCGTAGTCGACCCGCTCCGAGGACGGCGGCAGCATGATCGTGTCGCGATGACCGACCACGGCGGTCGACGGCTTGAGGAAGATTAGCGGCTGCTCCGGTACGTCGCCGCCCATCTCGGCCGCGTGCGAGGCGTAGTTCTTGCCGATCGCCACCACCTTGCTCGGCAGCACCGGCGCGAGCAGGCGAAGGTCGGGCAGCGCGAGCTTGACGTCGGTGCGCTCGATCGGTGCGAACGGATGCCCGGCGATCGGCGTGACGACCTCGTCCTCGACGACGCCGAACGCGACACCTTCACCGTAGGAGAACCGCGCGATCCGCATCCGGACGAGCCTAGTGTCCCGCTGTTGAGGGCCGGTCAGGCGAACGCGAGCAGGTTCAGCGCCTCGAGGTCCTCCTCAGACGGCACCCACGCGCCGGCGGCGGCGTTCGCCACGACCTGCTCCGGCTTGGTCGCGCCGGCGATGACCGAGCTGACCGCCGGCTGGGCGGCGAGGCCGCCGATCGCAACGTCCAGCATCGAGAGGTTCCGCTCGTCGGCGTAGCGCTGGATCGCCTCGACCTGGTCGAAGCGATCATCGGTGAGCCAGCCATCGCGGGTCGCCAGCCGGGTTCCGTCCGGAGCCGCCTCGCCGCGGCGGTACTTGCCGGTCAGCAGCCCGTTGGCGAGCGGGAAGTAGGGCAGCACTCCGAGCCCGAACCGCCGGCACGCGGGCACCAGCCCGTTCTCGATCGCGCGCTCGATCAAGCTGTAGTGGTTCTGCGCGCTGATGAACGGCGTAAGACCAGATGTCCGCGCGATCCAGTCGGCGTCCGCGACCTGCCAGCCGGCGAAGTTCGAGCAACCGACGTATCGGACCTTGCCTTCGAGGACGAGCTCGTGCAACGCCGCCAGCGTCTCCGCGATCGGCGTTTTCGGGTCCGGAACGTGGAACTGGTACAGGTCGATCCAGTCCGTCTTCAGCCTCCGGAGCGACGACTCGACCGCCTTGCGGATGTAGCGCCGCGACCCGCGGGCGTCCCAGTCGGGCCCGAGCGCTCCGTTCATCGACATCCCGAACTTCGTCGCCACCACGACGTTCTCGCGCTCGCTCCCGAGTGCCTCGGCGAGAAAGTCCTCGGACTGCCCGTACGTGTCGGCGGTGTCGAACAGCGTGACGCCGGCATCCAGTGCCGCGCGTACGACGGCCTTCGTCTGCTCGAGGTCGATCCGCCGGCCGAAGTTGTTGCAGCCGAGGCCGACCACCGAGACCACCAGTCCGGACTCGCCCAGCCGGCGCAACCGCATGTCACTCATGATCGCCAGCGTAGGGCGTCACTCGATCCCGGCCACGGCCAGCAACCCGAACGTGTACGCATCGTCGAGCGCCTCCCACGACGCCGCGATGACGTTCTCGTTCACGCCGACCGTGTCCCACTCCCGGTGGCCGTCGGAGGTCCGCACCAGCACCCGGGTGACGGCGCCCGTCCCGTGGGCGCCTTCGAGAATCCGCACCTTGTAGTCGACCAGCTCGAAGCTGCCGAGCTGGGGGTAGAAGCGCTCGAGCGCGAGTCGCAACGCCATGTCGAGCGCGTTGACCGGGCCGTTGCCCTCGCCGGTCGAGACGATTCGCTCCCCCTTGACGTGGATCTTGACCGTCGCCTCGGACGTCATCTGGCCGTCCGAGCGCCCGTCGCTGATGACCCGGTACGACTCCAGCGCGAACGGCCGCTGGCGGCCCGGGTCCACCTCGTGACGGAGCAACAGCTCGAACGACGCCTCGGCCGCCTCGAACGAGTACCCCTCGGCCTCCATCGTCTTCACCTTGTCGATGACCCGGCCCACGACCTCCTTGTCGGCGTCGATGTTCAGCTCCCGCGCCTTGAGCTCTACGCTCGCCCGCCCGGCCAGCTCCGAGACCAGGATCCGCATGTCGTTGCCGACCACGGCCGGATCGGTGTGCTGGTAGAGATCCGGATCGACCTTGAGCGCCGAGGCATGCAGGCCGGCTTTGTGCGCGAACGCGCTCGCGCCCACCCACGGCTGATGGTCGTCGGGGGTGATGTTCGCCAGCTCGGCGATCGCATGGCTGACCCGAACGAGCTCGGCGAGCGACCCTTCCGGCAACACCTTGCGCTCGAGCTTGAGCTCGAGCCCGGCAACGATTGCGAACAGGTCGGCGTTGCCGGCTCGTTCGCCGTACCCGTTGGCCGTGCCTTGCACGTGGGTCGCGCCCGCCTGGACCGCGGCGAGGGAGTTCGCGACCGCGCACGAGGTGTCGTCGTGGGCATGGATGCCGACCCGGGCCGGCGTGCCGAGGTATCGGCCGAC
The sequence above is a segment of the Mycobacteriales bacterium genome. Coding sequences within it:
- the cimA gene encoding citramalate synthase — translated: MSAATDFHVYDTTLRDGSQMEGLSLSVDDKLAVAARLDELGVGYIEGGWPGANPKDKAFFERAAAGDLPLRNAVLAAFGATRKPGVAAADDAQVRALLDAQTPVVTLVAKSHTGHVERALRTTLDENLAMVRDTVRLLRDEGRRVFLDAEHFFDGYRLDRAYALAVVEAAAEAGAEVVALCDTNGGMLPGQLAEVVNEVVGRYLGTPARVGIHAHDDTSCAVANSLAAVQAGATHVQGTANGYGERAGNADLFAIVAGLELKLERKVLPEGSLAELVRVSHAIAELANITPDDHQPWVGASAFAHKAGLHASALKVDPDLYQHTDPAVVGNDMRILVSELAGRASVELKARELNIDADKEVVGRVIDKVKTMEAEGYSFEAAEASFELLLRHEVDPGRQRPFALESYRVISDGRSDGQMTSEATVKIHVKGERIVSTGEGNGPVNALDMALRLALERFYPQLGSFELVDYKVRILEGAHGTGAVTRVLVRTSDGHREWDTVGVNENVIAASWEALDDAYTFGLLAVAGIE
- the gltX gene encoding glutamate--tRNA ligase, whose amino-acid sequence is MTVRLRVAPSPTGDPHVGTAYMSLFNLAFVRQQGGSFILRIEDTDRARFRADSEQQVYDTLHWLGLYWDEGPDIGGPHAPYRQSERLDSYRPVADALLASGHAYHCWCSAERLAEMRTAQQKAKLPTGYDRLCLGKTRDERAALPGFSEPPVLRMLIPDDVSLSFDDLIRGEVSAPRPDDQVLMKADGFPTYHLANVVDDHDMGITHVVRGEEWIASTPKHVLIYEWMGWEPPRFAHMPLLRNADKSKISKRRNPAARLTWFVEEGFLPEALRNYLGLMGYSLPDGREIFSFEDMVETFDWARVNPAGPVFDVEKLRWMSGHYIRELTIDELAERLVAYMGAAGPEAELVRRATPLVQERMSTLREASEMLQFLVVGDGFQIDPDAAAKQLGADARPVLEASIAALRDVAPFDAGKVEAALRGALVDGLGLKPRSAFGPVRVAVTGSTVSPPLFESIELLGRDVTLARLESALG
- a CDS encoding aldo/keto reductase; its protein translation is MSDMRLRRLGESGLVVSVVGLGCNNFGRRIDLEQTKAVVRAALDAGVTLFDTADTYGQSEDFLAEALGSERENVVVATKFGMSMNGALGPDWDARGSRRYIRKAVESSLRRLKTDWIDLYQFHVPDPKTPIAETLAALHELVLEGKVRYVGCSNFAGWQVADADWIARTSGLTPFISAQNHYSLIERAIENGLVPACRRFGLGVLPYFPLANGLLTGKYRRGEAAPDGTRLATRDGWLTDDRFDQVEAIQRYADERNLSMLDVAIGGLAAQPAVSSVIAGATKPEQVVANAAAGAWVPSEEDLEALNLLAFA
- a CDS encoding fumarylacetoacetate hydrolase family protein; amino-acid sequence: MRIARFSYGEGVAFGVVEDEVVTPIAGHPFAPIERTDVKLALPDLRLLAPVLPSKVVAIGKNYASHAAEMGGDVPEQPLIFLKPSTAVVGHRDTIMLPPSSERVDYEGELAVVISRLCRDVPEDRAMEVVLGYACANDVTARDQQRTDGQWSRAKGYDTFCPLGPWIETALDPSDLAIRTELNGEVKQDSRTSMIVHRIPALIAYITACMTLLPGDVILTGTPDGIGPMRVGDEVSVTIEGIGTLTNPVVAR